From Anaerohalosphaera lusitana, one genomic window encodes:
- a CDS encoding 3-keto-disaccharide hydrolase, with protein sequence MRWCFRSVLMVLFVVAGCTGLTLTQSKWKVHDPDRPLPDTVKPASCSTQESAGEAPGDAIILFDGENLSKWSSVKGGGPAKWTVKDGYMQVKPGAGDIITKDKFGDYQLHLEWASPENDKNGGQGKGNSGVFLANNYEIQILDCYNNPTYADGTAGAVYGQSPPAVNVCRKPGQWQTYDIVFHAPEFEDGKVTQPATVTVFHNGVLIQDHWVIKGMTLWKKRPYYKPHAEKMPIRLQDHSDQVKYRNIWLRPLD encoded by the coding sequence ATGAGATGGTGCTTCAGGTCGGTTTTAATGGTGCTTTTTGTGGTGGCTGGATGCACAGGATTGACTCTAACTCAATCGAAATGGAAGGTACATGACCCTGACAGGCCCTTGCCGGACACTGTCAAGCCGGCGAGCTGCAGCACACAGGAAAGCGCGGGTGAGGCGCCGGGGGATGCGATAATTCTTTTCGATGGCGAGAATCTGTCCAAATGGAGCTCAGTCAAGGGCGGCGGACCGGCGAAATGGACCGTCAAAGACGGCTATATGCAAGTCAAACCAGGTGCCGGCGATATAATCACGAAAGACAAATTCGGTGACTATCAACTGCATCTAGAGTGGGCAAGTCCAGAAAATGACAAAAACGGCGGTCAGGGCAAGGGAAACAGCGGTGTTTTCCTGGCCAATAACTACGAGATCCAGATTCTGGACTGTTACAACAACCCAACTTACGCCGACGGTACAGCGGGAGCCGTCTATGGGCAGAGCCCGCCGGCAGTCAACGTCTGCCGCAAACCCGGCCAATGGCAGACCTATGACATCGTTTTCCACGCTCCAGAATTCGAGGATGGTAAAGTTACCCAACCCGCTACGGTAACGGTTTTCCACAATGGCGTGCTAATCCAGGATCACTGGGTTATCAAAGGTATGACGCTTTGGAAAAAGAGACCCTACTACAAGCCGCATGCTGAAAAGATGCCAATCCGGCTGCAGGATCATAGTGATCAGGTGAAGTACCGTAATATATGGCTAAGACCTCTTGACTGA
- a CDS encoding cold-shock protein, which translates to MNEGTVKWFSDQKGYGFITPDDGSDDLFVHYSEVQMDGFSTLKENQKVTFEVGQGRKGLCAKNVSPA; encoded by the coding sequence ATGAATGAAGGTACAGTAAAATGGTTCAGTGACCAAAAGGGTTATGGATTCATCACTCCAGATGATGGCAGCGATGATTTGTTCGTCCATTACTCAGAAGTTCAGATGGACGGCTTTTCCACCCTCAAGGAGAACCAGAAAGTCACTTTCGAGGTTGGCCAGGGACGAAAGGGCTTGTGTGCTAAGAATGTATCACCTGCCTAA
- a CDS encoding SU10 major capsid protein, translating into MAFTGKATYSAGTTLPEIAEDVSDLIGIVSPYETPVLDALGDPLRAATSPHHEWLEDELLPNKDSVNDAAISDPTGETAFDVMNGTRFRVGDQIQIEGSGELILVTDVSGNTLSVVRGYAGTTPEAVADGQVVNILGNAALEGDDKPAVRFTNRKRCGNFTQIFTAGVEVSGTDLAASQLGLSDEMDYQKQERLRELIRDLENTVINGGSPVANAQGNNSVRRTMRGIFQSLETNVFAAGDAGLPAGTDLDEEKINYILRSIWENSNGNVDLIVCGGFQKRKINGMLSGMREYAASDTVFRDMVSMYESDFGVCKVVTTRWMPMDSVLLLDSSRISVLPMAGRSFHFKPLSSSGDYECGELIGEYTLELKNEAAHGLIRGLSTS; encoded by the coding sequence ATGGCGTTTACAGGTAAGGCAACATATTCGGCGGGGACGACTCTGCCGGAGATAGCGGAAGATGTATCGGATCTGATCGGGATAGTGTCTCCGTATGAGACACCGGTGCTGGATGCATTGGGCGATCCGCTGAGGGCGGCGACGAGTCCGCATCATGAGTGGCTGGAGGATGAGCTGCTGCCGAACAAGGATTCGGTGAACGATGCGGCGATCAGTGACCCGACGGGCGAGACGGCGTTCGATGTGATGAACGGGACTCGGTTCCGTGTGGGCGACCAGATACAGATCGAAGGTTCTGGTGAGCTGATTCTGGTGACGGATGTGAGCGGGAATACGCTGAGTGTGGTTCGAGGGTATGCGGGGACGACGCCTGAGGCGGTAGCGGACGGTCAGGTGGTCAATATTCTGGGTAATGCGGCGCTTGAGGGCGACGACAAGCCTGCGGTTCGGTTTACCAATCGCAAGCGGTGCGGCAACTTCACACAGATATTTACGGCGGGTGTTGAAGTGAGCGGGACCGATCTTGCGGCGAGTCAGCTCGGGCTCAGTGACGAGATGGACTACCAGAAGCAGGAGCGGCTGCGTGAGCTTATTCGTGATCTGGAGAATACGGTGATCAACGGCGGCAGTCCGGTTGCGAATGCTCAGGGCAATAATTCTGTTCGCAGGACGATGCGGGGTATTTTTCAGAGTCTCGAGACGAACGTGTTTGCGGCGGGCGATGCGGGTTTGCCTGCTGGTACGGATCTGGATGAGGAGAAGATCAATTACATTCTTCGCAGCATCTGGGAGAACAGCAACGGCAATGTCGATCTGATCGTTTGCGGCGGGTTCCAGAAGCGGAAGATCAACGGGATGCTGAGCGGTATGCGTGAGTATGCTGCGAGCGATACAGTGTTCCGCGATATGGTCAGCATGTACGAGAGCGACTTCGGTGTGTGCAAGGTGGTGACCACGCGGTGGATGCCGATGGACAGTGTGCTGCTGCTGGATTCTTCGAGGATCAGTGTGCTGCCGATGGCGGGCAGGAGTTTTCACTTTAAGCCTTTGTCGAGCAGCGGTGACTATGAGTGCGGCGAGCTGATCGGTGAGTATACGCTGGAGCTGAAGAATGAAGCGGCGCACGGTCTGATTCGTGGTCTGAGCACGAGTTAG